From the genome of Glycine soja cultivar W05 chromosome 14, ASM419377v2, whole genome shotgun sequence:
tttaaacattCCCTTATTTTAAGGAGTAAGAAAAAAGGGTATTCTAggagagaaaaatcattaaatattatgtGCAATGCACATGATTCATTTCTGTCACACATTTAAATGGCATTAACATGGTAGGGGGCCAGGTGTAATTATTGATGAAAAATTAACGGATTTTTAGTAGGGATAAAAAATAGAGGGATGTTGGATGTAATAAGTGCAAACCTCACAAGTGAGTGATGTATGTAATTTAGTCTTAAATATTCTTGTAGTGTATTTTCATATCTGTTTCCTTCTCACACAAGCTTCCTATGCTTTTTTACTCTTTataatttctcatttatttgTTCCTCAATCATGTTTATGAACAACTCAGAAATAGAATTGCCTCATACAATACCAAGACTGACAAACTGATGTAACTGCTAGTACATTTGTAGGCAGTTTCCATAACAATGAATGTATAATACCTTTGATTATTCTTCTCTGCATATAGGAAAGTAAAGTAAAAGTATATAGCAGCGTTGGGTTTGAAACAAGTCAGCAAAATGGGCACAAGTAATTGGAAGCAACATGTAGAAATGTTATTGGAAATATCATAAACAGAATTCCTTGTTCGAATTATATCAACACCAACTACAAGAAATGAAAGAAGGAATATGCTTTACATTGAAATAAACTGAAGTGGAAATGCGTTAATCATCTTCCATCACCAAAGTCTATTAATTCAAGATTTCTCAGGCTGTCATATCCAGTACTTTGAAGGTCACTACTATCACCATGTTCACGAGTGCTATATGCCTCATGAAGCAAGTATTGAGTCTCCTGGAAATTTTGGCTTTTATTGGTCCATGGGTGTTTCTCCATTCTTCTTACTCCTTCCAACGCCATTGCTACTTCTTTCATGCTAGGCCTTTCTTCTCCTCTAAGTCTCAAGCACTTTGCAGCAAGAATAGCAACATCCATGatctcttgtttatttttttcatccaaaattCCGATTTGAAGAACTTCAAATAAGCGATCACCTTtcaagcaagaaagaaaatgaactgTAAGACTTCGTTTCTCTTCAGACCTGTCAAAAGAGAAAGGTTTTTCTCCTGTTAACAGTTCTACAAGCACTACGCCAAAGCTATAAACGTCACTTTTTTCAGTCAATTGGCTTGTTTGCATGTACTCTGGGTCTAAATACCCAAAGGTTCCTTGCACGATTGTGGCTAATTCAGTTTGGTCAAGTGGAACCAATCTTGAAGCACCAAAATCAGACACTTTGGCAGTGTAAGTATCATCTAAGAGTATGTTGGCAGTCTTCACATCTCTGTGAATGATGGGTATGGAGGCTGCTGAGTGTAGATATGATAGAGCTCCAGCTACCTCTGTTGCTACCCTTAGGCGGGTTTTCCAGGATACATTAGCCACCTTGTGTTCATTGTGTAAATAATCAAAAAGGGTACCATTGTTAACAAATTCATAAACTAGTAAAGGAACTTCTGTCTCTAGACAACAACCCAACAGTTTGACCACATTCCTGTGATTAATTTGTGATAATACAATGACCTCATTAATAAATTGCTCTATTTGGCTCTGATCCACTATTTTGGACTTTTTGATAGCAACGACCCTGTTATCCGACAGAAATCCTTTAAAAACTGTACCATAACCTCCTTTACCAATGACTAATTTCTCATCAAAATAGTTGGTTGCTTTTTCAAGTTGCTCTGCAGTGAAAATTGTAGTTGATTGAGACGAGTCTTTCCTTGTAGAGAGTTGCTGTCTTAGAATGATGCCCCCATTTTGCTGAAAGAACTTCTCCTTTAATTTGAGGACTTTCCTTTTCTGCTTTATCAAGTATACCCAAGAAATCCCCATAAATAGAGCAATTAATCCTACACCTCCACCTGTTTAAAGCAATTATGTGATTGAGCACttagttaataattatatactaacttctataaatgaaaatatactATGTATGACCAAAAGGGAATAAAATCAAAAGCTACACGAGCTAATTACTATTTGCTTACCAATGGCGACTTTGGTAAATACGTCATTTCGCTGCTTTTGTCGACATTCTCCATCTTCTTTTGTTCCATTTCCGATAAGTCCTTCAGGACAGAAACATTGGAAAGATCCAAGGGTTTCACGACAATATTCATCTCTTGCGCAATTGTTCCGACCATTCGTACATTCTAAAATGTCTACAGtggtcaaacaaaaataataatcaattatcaatcataaaaaaattatcatttcaatAAATGTCACGTGACAACATtttgttcattctttttttttcttttaaattttcacaaaattttattttattttttaattcatcaaaatgcatttttatgataattagaataattgtttaattatgTAATACTTATTACAGTAATGAATCATGATTAGAATctaatcaattattaattatcaatcattgtatatttataaaagaaagttTGCCGCTAGACATATGTCATGTGAcaacatatttattaattataaataatttatcctATTAAGACACACACCATTAATTGGAGTACCTGAGAAAGTGATTACTTAAGGTTGTCTTACAATATAACTATGTTTGAAtgtgtatgttaaaaaaatacctGTGGGACTTGTTAATCTAAATATacacacttttttttagttGGATACGTTAACACGTTATAGTTAGATATTAACTTAAAGTATATTGATGGTATAAGTTGTTGATATACTCTAACTAAAACTATAATAAGTTGATGTACTTTAAGAAATGTCTTTctctttatctatatatatatatatatatatattacacatATTTGCTAAAAATgttcaacaaaataattgataattgtattaaaagactcataataattaaaaaatatagattataagtataaaattaatacCCACGGAAGACCCAGATTATTAAGCTAGTTTCGTGAAATAACAAAGTTGAAATGATCAATGTCTTGCTtttcaaaagaaggaaaaaagaaagaatgacgacatatatttttatcaaatttctaaaGTCAATGGAACAAGTCAACCAATCATACTAAATAAATTAACGATTATATTAAACGTTCaggatgattaattaattacctaCCTTGGCAACCATCCGGATGGTACGGGTTTCCCTCATAACCTTCTTTACATTTGCATCGGTAACTTTTTCTAATAGCCGAGTCCTCACAATAGCTATTACTCTTACATGCATAGTCGGTTTTACTCGTGGAATTGAAACATGTCTGATTTCCAACAGTCCAATCTACAACAAAGGGTGCCTTTTGGAACGGAAGACCCTTTAAATGATCCATTGAGAAAGTATAGTTGTCATTTTTTATGACAAAGGAATAGCTGCAGTTGTTGAAGTCAGAAGAGGAATTGAAATTGTTAAAGCTAAATGCTTGTATGGTAATATTCATCATTCCGGGAGGTATATCCACCTGTCAATAGGAGTTATAAGATTAGTTTggtattaaagaaaaatagaggaaTCATGGTTTGAATCACCtagatataatattttaacaaaatttaaccATTGACGTtggtggataaaaaaaaaaaaatacccaccTGACAACACCCTATCCCCGTACAGTTTCCATCTCTCTGCATGATTTGCACACTGGCTTCGCTGTTACATCTTGTCAAACACCCCACTGAAGATTTCGCACCATTGCGATAACTGTTGAGATAGCCATTAGTGTCGCACCCCACGCTTACGAACTTGTTGTCCTCGCTGGAAATGGCGAAAGCCGGAGTTGTGAGACTGGGTTCGTTACCTTCTGTTTCTACTCCACCAAGAGATTCTTTTCTGCAAACCTTCGAGACGAAGGCGAGCATGTCCATTTTACCGTCGAGGGTTATGTTCAGAATTTGGACGTTGCCGTTTCCGCGATATAAAGTGGAATCTCTGCAAGTGAGCTCCAATTGGTCCTCCAAGAAACAGTTTTCACCGGTGACGGAAGATTTGCCTATGCCAAATGGATACGGAATTTGTGAAACGCTTCCGCAAGAGTTCGGGCAGCCGGGCAGGGCTTGGTCAGCTGCTACTGCTAACGCAGTCAGCAACAGTATGGTGATCGATTGCATCTGCATGGCCTTCATTCCCTTTTTGTTATATATGCTCAATGTATCAATCGCATTAACTTAGAAGATTGATCTTTCTTATTAAGTTACGGGTTTGTGCGTTCTACTACGAGCACATTTATAGTAAGAGGAATTTTGGATTGACCTTCGATTAatgtaagaaagaaaaattaaatttttgttacgCGCGGCTGATTAATCCGTCAACGattaacttaatcattgttGTTGCAGTAAAATATTTGTCTGATCAAattgtttactatttttttattaatataatttatagtaTTTTGAACGGATCAAAGGTGAAGGAGTCGTTGGTCAAAGTTATTTGCCAaggttttgaaataattataccatgctataaatttaatttcataaataaggCTTGTGATTGATGTGAAAAGAAGAATGATAgtgattttttgaaattttatatataattacatactttagttaattttattatgtaattaataCATTTGACTCGTTAAGCATGCGCTCACAGCGATCCAGAAGAAATTTCAATTAAGAATTGACCGGGAATTGCACCTCTCTCTTTGAGGAATCTAGAAATCTgcgaaaataaatatatagttttttgacagaaaacaaaaataaattttaaacatttgaaACGGACGAAATATTGAGGACAGGATTCAAATAATATCTTTGTTACCGACACTACTATTATtggataatattatattatttcaataattatattataattattgtatttttttgagTTAGTAATTGTTACTACTATTAACAACATTTATTCTAAATAATAGGGGAAGACAGGCAAGTgtctctctaaattttttaaataataaaaaatacaagtttaaatacagttaataaaaaaataagaataaaaaataatataaaagtagtgGAAAATTAATGtaagttaaaagaaaatttaagaatttaaaaatggTTTAAAGGTTAAATTGTCCAATGAAAGTGAAAAGTGATTAATGAGTTGTTACCTAATTTTGGTTAGTGGGTCATTTTTAATCTGCATAATTAAAgaagattaattattattactactttaatattattaagaataaagataaaatagtctAAAAAATgtggagacaaaaaaaattagagaaaactATATCCCCTTTATATATTcctataaatatgataatagtatgcaattcatgcacatGCAGATGATAAAATAGTATGCAACCCGTGCACATGCACGAATTGTTTGTTAAGTTACTttgcaagattttttttttattgcaatatagagttaaaattaaattcagaagtGAATTATGAATAAAGTGAATTgtgaatttataattaactaattgtTGAAActacatcattaaaaaaatatttctcaaaaaTTGTAAACTACAAAAAGTAGTTTAATCAGTGTCACTATCATCCCAATCCTTTTgtcttctaattacaatttctcATACTTTGTCAAAATGTCTATAATAAAAGGAGACTTCATCTCCATGATCAAAGTCACTTTCTGCAAGGAAATCATACCATGGTTGAGTAATGATTTTAGGAGCAATGCCAGGGTTGAGAGTTTCAAGAGGCAATTGCAATGGAGGGTCAAATCATCTTAATACTGTCATGTGATGGCCACAAGCATTAAGAGGTATTTCTGTAAATGGTGGAAGTTTCtgtagataaaagaaaagtaaaattaatattaaaattagattTCCATCAATTTATGAAAAGTTGATAAATTTCATTGAGGGTGTTAATGTAAGTAATGTTAACTTACTAGGGGTTGAGGAGCAGCGACCATGGCCTGAGtaattctaacaaaactaaaaaGCTGAATATTAATAACTAAACAATTGTTCAAGAACTAAATTAACAAAACATTGTTTTAAAACCCATAAAATACAAAGCAAACAATAGGAAATGGGTCAAGAAAAGATTTGGAAATAGTGGATTCCCCAATTGCACCAACAAAGTCTCTTAACCGGCAAATTGTGAATGAGACCGATTCAAAGCTATGATCTCCATATTCTACTGGAGTAGAGTGATCTCCTCTAACACAAAGGAAAAACT
Proteins encoded in this window:
- the LOC114384275 gene encoding putative wall-associated receptor kinase-like 16; this translates as MKAMQMQSITILLLTALAVAADQALPGCPNSCGSVSQIPYPFGIGKSSVTGENCFLEDQLELTCRDSTLYRGNGNVQILNITLDGKMDMLAFVSKVCRKESLGGVETEGNEPSLTTPAFAISSEDNKFVSVGCDTNGYLNSYRNGAKSSVGCLTRCNSEASVQIMQRDGNCTGIGCCQVDIPPGMMNITIQAFSFNNFNSSSDFNNCSYSFVIKNDNYTFSMDHLKGLPFQKAPFVVDWTVGNQTCFNSTSKTDYACKSNSYCEDSAIRKSYRCKCKEGYEGNPYHPDGCQDILECTNGRNNCARDEYCRETLGSFQCFCPEGLIGNGTKEDGECRQKQRNDVFTKVAIGGGVGLIALFMGISWVYLIKQKRKVLKLKEKFFQQNGGIILRQQLSTRKDSSQSTTIFTAEQLEKATNYFDEKLVIGKGGYGTVFKGFLSDNRVVAIKKSKIVDQSQIEQFINEVIVLSQINHRNVVKLLGCCLETEVPLLVYEFVNNGTLFDYLHNEHKVANVSWKTRLRVATEVAGALSYLHSAASIPIIHRDVKTANILLDDTYTAKVSDFGASRLVPLDQTELATIVQGTFGYLDPEYMQTSQLTEKSDVYSFGVVLVELLTGEKPFSFDRSEEKRSLTVHFLSCLKGDRLFEVLQIGILDEKNKQEIMDVAILAAKCLRLRGEERPSMKEVAMALEGVRRMEKHPWTNKSQNFQETQYLLHEAYSTREHGDSSDLQSTGYDSLRNLELIDFGDGR